A single window of Candidatus Rhabdochlamydia oedothoracis DNA harbors:
- a CDS encoding IS630 family transposase, translated as MLGYDEGISTKNLAKTLRISPITVQKYLREYDSENKTGSSPRGGSKSKLSQDQKESLLKHLQEKTYLKVKGIIAYVHEQYGIKYSRSGMTDWLIQHGFVYKRPKKIPGKLAPEKQRIFIEQYRALKETLNPDEEIYFIDAVHPEHQSQAVCGWIKKGVQKTLQTSGKQLRLHFAGALCLTGMKIVTEEYKTVDADAMLDFFKKLEKQTEARIIHVILDNARSNKNKKLEEFLMSSRIKVHYLPPYSPNLNPIERLWKILKEKKVYNRYYETSVTFFQAIRGFFLEEIPKITDILKCRINDKFQVVDLNPIKLAV; from the coding sequence ATTTTGGGCTATGATGAGGGTATCTCAACAAAAAATCTTGCTAAAACACTCCGGATAAGCCCTATCACTGTTCAGAAATACCTCAGAGAATATGATTCCGAAAATAAAACTGGAAGTAGCCCTCGAGGCGGTAGCAAATCAAAACTTTCACAAGACCAAAAAGAGTCTCTACTAAAACACCTACAGGAAAAGACCTATCTTAAAGTCAAAGGGATCATAGCTTATGTGCATGAGCAATATGGGATAAAATATTCCCGAAGTGGCATGACAGATTGGCTCATACAGCACGGATTTGTTTATAAACGTCCTAAAAAGATTCCTGGGAAATTAGCTCCTGAAAAACAACGAATTTTCATAGAACAATATAGGGCTTTAAAGGAGACATTAAACCCTGATGAAGAGATCTATTTCATAGATGCTGTGCATCCTGAACATCAGTCCCAAGCCGTATGTGGATGGATCAAAAAAGGCGTTCAAAAGACTTTGCAGACATCCGGGAAACAATTGCGATTGCATTTTGCTGGAGCTCTTTGCCTGACAGGAATGAAGATTGTTACAGAGGAATATAAGACAGTTGATGCCGATGCAATGCTCGATTTTTTCAAGAAGCTAGAAAAACAGACAGAGGCTCGAATTATTCATGTAATTTTGGATAATGCAAGATCAAACAAAAATAAGAAACTAGAAGAGTTTCTGATGTCTTCTAGGATTAAAGTGCACTATCTCCCTCCTTATTCGCCGAATTTGAATCCTATTGAACGCTTGTGGAAGATCTTAAAGGAAAAGAAGGTATACAATCGATATTACGAAACGTCGGTGACTTTTTTTCAGGCAATTAGAGGATTCTTCTTAGAAGAGATACCGAAAATAACAGATATTTTGAAATGTAGGATAAACGACAAGTTTCAAGTCGTTGACTTAAATCCCATTAAGCTAGCCGTTTGA
- a CDS encoding nodulation protein NodZ, with protein sequence MFFFFKRLVEKSKAIIPFQVRFPLYLWSFFCRCFFLCNISEIQAKSCVIDTEHFPTIGMFAAANLIIGQIHLYERGDLPDYQGLVVDFGPHGLYYEPTRGLNWWAYFFEPISIGVQSASPFHISWEEGCDAFRAKSALPRKEALALVKKYIHLQPHIQKKVCEFVETYFHGIYTIGVHYRGTDKHSEAPRIDYSVVIAAVKDQIPSQRPYQIFVASDEKQFVEAMEREFPSQVIARNVYRSTGSEGVHFSGHPPYKLGKQALVDSLLLSKCDLLIRTSSNLSLWSTYFQPDIPVILLSERYERCAEPE encoded by the coding sequence ATGTTTTTCTTTTTTAAACGCTTGGTAGAGAAAAGTAAAGCGATCATTCCCTTTCAAGTACGTTTTCCTCTTTATCTTTGGTCTTTCTTTTGCAGATGCTTTTTCCTTTGCAACATCTCAGAGATCCAAGCAAAGTCTTGTGTAATTGATACAGAGCATTTTCCAACAATTGGGATGTTTGCTGCTGCGAATTTAATTATAGGACAGATCCATCTCTACGAAAGGGGTGATTTACCTGATTACCAAGGTTTAGTCGTAGATTTTGGCCCACATGGTCTTTATTACGAACCGACTCGTGGTCTGAATTGGTGGGCCTACTTTTTTGAACCGATTTCTATTGGTGTGCAATCTGCTTCTCCCTTTCACATCTCTTGGGAAGAGGGATGCGATGCATTTCGTGCAAAAAGTGCTTTACCTCGCAAAGAAGCTCTAGCATTAGTCAAAAAATATATTCACCTTCAACCCCATATTCAAAAAAAAGTTTGCGAATTTGTTGAAACGTATTTTCATGGAATCTATACAATTGGTGTGCATTATCGAGGAACTGATAAACATTCTGAGGCGCCACGTATTGACTATAGTGTTGTGATTGCTGCGGTAAAGGATCAAATTCCTTCTCAAAGACCCTATCAAATTTTTGTTGCAAGTGATGAAAAACAGTTTGTGGAAGCAATGGAAAGAGAGTTTCCTTCTCAAGTGATTGCAAGGAATGTGTATCGGTCTACTGGATCGGAAGGCGTTCACTTTTCTGGGCATCCTCCTTATAAATTGGGAAAACAAGCTCTGGTTGATTCCCTACTACTTTCAAAATGTGATCTGCTCATTCGTACAAGTTCAAATCTCAGCTTATGGTCTACCTATTTTCAGCCCGATATTCCTGTCATTTTATTGAGTGAACGTTATGAAAGATGTGCAGAGCCTGAATAA
- a CDS encoding CCA tRNA nucleotidyltransferase: MRNFALAKQIVQTLVKAGFTTYFAGGWVRDYLMNHPSDDIDIATQAPVDVIQRLFPKTIPVGLTFGIVIVVVEGHQFEVATFRKEKDYVDGRRPTHIESATPEQDALRRDFTINGLFWDPLTKTLYDYVEGQKDLRSGIIRAIGDPHARFLEDRLRMIRAVRYSTRFNFSIEVETYQAILTHAKSLFPSVAIERVWQEFHKMAQFGKLDTSFLELYRLGLLTTIFPEFQGLNIQELEKKVEPFKRFSKKTPVIAYVLELFPDRSLEELLSICEYLKLSRIEKNFTLFFHHAKKLLSMPKDWLDKLELVEWAHFYADPQSYVCLQIFGNGLPSKDRNEFFDFHQKKQHLLKKAIERIQKKQPLVTSSSLKAAGIVPGKQMGLLLQEAENISINQEIEDPQEIISQLKKMPIWNHS, from the coding sequence ATGCGTAACTTTGCACTTGCTAAACAGATCGTACAAACTCTTGTAAAAGCGGGATTTACCACCTATTTTGCAGGGGGATGGGTACGAGATTACTTGATGAACCACCCCTCTGATGATATAGATATCGCAACTCAGGCTCCAGTAGACGTCATTCAAAGACTTTTTCCTAAAACGATCCCAGTTGGACTAACTTTTGGCATTGTGATTGTAGTTGTTGAAGGACATCAATTTGAAGTAGCTACTTTTCGCAAAGAAAAAGATTATGTAGATGGAAGACGTCCTACTCATATCGAATCTGCCACCCCAGAACAAGACGCACTCCGTCGGGATTTTACTATTAACGGCTTGTTTTGGGACCCTCTTACAAAAACGTTATACGATTACGTAGAAGGCCAAAAAGATCTCAGATCAGGAATCATTCGCGCTATTGGAGATCCGCATGCTCGTTTTTTAGAAGATCGATTGCGTATGATACGAGCTGTGCGCTACTCTACTCGCTTTAATTTCTCTATTGAGGTAGAAACTTATCAAGCCATTCTCACTCATGCAAAGAGCTTATTTCCTTCTGTTGCTATTGAACGTGTATGGCAAGAGTTTCATAAAATGGCGCAATTTGGCAAATTAGATACCAGTTTTTTAGAACTATATAGACTGGGTTTATTAACGACCATTTTTCCGGAATTTCAGGGTCTCAACATACAAGAGCTAGAAAAAAAAGTAGAACCCTTTAAAAGATTTTCTAAAAAAACCCCTGTCATTGCTTATGTATTAGAGCTATTTCCCGATCGATCTTTAGAAGAGCTCCTATCTATTTGCGAATATCTCAAATTATCTCGCATAGAAAAAAATTTCACTCTGTTTTTTCACCATGCAAAAAAACTGTTATCTATGCCTAAAGACTGGCTTGATAAATTAGAGCTTGTTGAATGGGCGCATTTTTACGCAGATCCTCAATCCTACGTTTGTCTGCAGATTTTTGGAAATGGTTTACCCAGTAAAGACAGAAACGAGTTTTTCGACTTTCATCAGAAGAAACAACACCTATTGAAAAAAGCTATTGAAAGAATCCAAAAAAAACAACCCCTTGTTACCTCCAGCTCTCTTAAAGCAGCAGGGATAGTCCCGGGTAAGCAGATGGGTCTTTTACTACAAGAGGCTGAAAATATTTCTATTAACCAAGAAATTGAAGATCCTCAAGAGATTATTTCGCAGCTGAAAAAAATGCCCATTTGGAATCATTCATGA
- a CDS encoding IS630 family transposase: MKKLIPSQRADLEHKLKHPKDYSERNRLCVILGYDEGISTKNLAKTLRISPITVQKYLREYDSENKTGSSPRGGSKSKLSQDQKESLLKHLQEKTYLKVKGIIAYVHEQYGIKYSRSGMTDWLIQHGFVYKRPKKIPGKLDPEKQRIFIEQYRALKETLNPDEEIYFIDAVHPEHQSQAVCGWIKKGVQKTLQTSGKQLRLHFAGALCLTGMKIFTEEYKTVDADAMLDFFKKLEKQTEARIIHVILDTE; encoded by the coding sequence ATGAAAAAACTGATCCCTAGCCAGAGAGCTGACTTAGAACACAAGTTAAAGCATCCAAAAGACTATTCTGAACGGAATAGGCTTTGTGTAATTTTGGGCTATGATGAGGGTATCTCAACAAAAAATCTTGCTAAAACACTCCGGATAAGCCCTATCACTGTTCAGAAATACCTCAGAGAATATGATTCCGAAAATAAAACTGGAAGTAGCCCTCGAGGCGGTAGCAAATCAAAACTTTCACAAGACCAAAAAGAGTCTCTACTAAAACACCTACAGGAAAAGACCTATCTTAAAGTCAAAGGGATCATAGCTTATGTGCATGAGCAATATGGGATAAAATATTCCCGAAGTGGCATGACAGATTGGCTCATACAGCACGGATTTGTTTATAAACGTCCTAAAAAGATTCCTGGGAAATTAGATCCTGAAAAACAACGAATTTTCATAGAACAATATAGGGCTTTAAAGGAGACCTTAAACCCTGATGAAGAGATCTATTTCATAGATGCTGTGCATCCTGAACATCAGTCCCAAGCCGTATGTGGATGGATCAAAAAAGGCGTTCAAAAGACTTTGCAGACATCCGGGAAACAATTGCGATTGCATTTTGCTGGAGCTCTTTGCCTGACAGGAATGAAGATTTTTACAGAGGAATATAAGACAGTTGATGCCGATGCAATGCTCGATTTTTTCAAGAAGCTAGAAAAACAGACAGAGGCTCGAATTATTCATGTAATTTTGGATACGGAATAG